A region of the Nocardia asteroides genome:
ACATACATCGGGGTGCCTTCCCTGTCCAGGTCGCCCGCGGGGGTGAAGTAGCGCTGGCGCACCTTGACCGCCGCGACGTCGGGGCGGATGAACAAGACGTGCTCGACTTCGTAGGTCGCCTTGCCGTGCGCACCGGACCCGGGCAGCACCGCGGCGGTGAACTCGGCGATGGCGGCGCGCCCGAAGAGGCGCTTGCCGTGCCCGGTGGTCCAGAT
Encoded here:
- a CDS encoding SgcJ/EcaC family oxidoreductase, translated to MSTPTVDAAAEIEAIRAVVATVEHVQRTESVEEFAALFREDAIWTTGHGKRLFGRAAIAEFTAAVLPGSGAHGKATYEVEHVLFIRPDVAAVKVRQRYFTPAGDLDREGTPMYVMSKEDGRWVLTANQNTPIVTD